From Thermogemmatispora onikobensis, a single genomic window includes:
- a CDS encoding mycothiol-dependent nitroreductase Rv2466c family protein, which translates to MAQQESAIPIKVNFHFDPLCPLAWRTALWMREVRQVRPVAVTWRFFSLELVNRKEGAQPNYEDHGWAGLRTLALVRRREGNEGVERYYLALGAAQHGRRESVSEAAGVRAALERAGLNAGLVDEALADESTIREVEADHQEAVERYHAFGVPTIALEGSQVGFYGPVIIQVPRGAEAGEYWDHFYWALRQPNLYELKRERIGVKLEPIAE; encoded by the coding sequence ATGGCTCAGCAAGAATCTGCCATTCCCATTAAGGTGAACTTCCATTTTGATCCGCTTTGCCCGCTGGCCTGGCGTACGGCGCTCTGGATGCGCGAGGTGCGCCAGGTTCGCCCGGTGGCTGTGACCTGGCGCTTCTTCAGCCTGGAGCTGGTCAATCGCAAGGAGGGAGCGCAGCCGAACTATGAAGATCACGGTTGGGCTGGCCTGCGCACGCTGGCTCTGGTGCGGCGTCGCGAGGGCAATGAAGGCGTAGAACGTTATTATCTGGCGCTGGGTGCGGCCCAGCATGGTCGCCGCGAGAGTGTCTCTGAGGCGGCTGGCGTGCGCGCCGCGCTGGAGCGGGCCGGCTTGAATGCGGGTCTGGTTGATGAGGCGCTGGCTGACGAGTCAACGATCCGTGAGGTAGAGGCTGATCACCAGGAAGCGGTTGAGCGCTACCACGCCTTTGGCGTGCCAACCATTGCCCTGGAAGGCTCGCAGGTGGGGTTCTATGGTCCGGTGATTATCCAGGTCCCACGTGGCGCTGAGGCCGGCGAGTACTGGGACCATTTCTACTGGGCCTTGCGCCAGCCGAATCTCTATGAGTTGAAGCGCGAGCGCATCGGCGTCAAGCTCGAGCCGATCGCTGAGTAG
- a CDS encoding 6-phosphofructokinase, with product MPGQIKSPVRTLGVLTGGGDVPGLNAAIKALVYRAETLGISVIGLRYGWRGITFLNRNRPREEQIFRAEDPQTWDDHYLLPLHRLNTRTIDRQGGTILLSTRTNPARVRVSELPEHLKHRGEGRAPQEYLDLTDEVLANIEFLGLDGLVVIGGDDTLSYGAVLGAKGVPVWGIPKTMDNDVPGTDYCIGFQTAINRASEFIGRLRSTLGSHSETALFRLFGRDAGFTALETAIVTWADRLLIPEVPANIDHLAELVANDRRNNPNHYSIVVLSEGANLGIPVPEIGPADAYGHRKKANVAEFLAGQLGERLPGVRFLPIDLTYILRSGEPDVYDRHMAIYFANMVMSLVEQGIHGAMAGHREGKIIYTDLPGKDKPPRRVNPDDYHPTRYRPRFEQITGPYMPL from the coding sequence ATGCCAGGACAGATCAAAAGCCCCGTCCGCACGCTCGGCGTCTTGACCGGCGGGGGCGATGTGCCGGGGCTAAACGCCGCCATCAAAGCACTGGTCTACCGGGCGGAGACGCTGGGGATCAGCGTCATCGGACTCCGCTACGGCTGGAGGGGCATCACCTTCCTTAACCGCAATCGCCCACGCGAGGAGCAGATCTTTCGCGCCGAAGACCCGCAAACCTGGGACGATCACTACTTGCTGCCGCTTCATCGGCTCAATACCCGCACGATCGATCGCCAGGGCGGAACGATCCTGCTCTCAACGCGCACTAATCCCGCGCGCGTGCGCGTGAGCGAGCTGCCCGAGCATCTCAAGCACCGCGGTGAGGGACGCGCCCCGCAGGAGTATCTGGATCTGACCGATGAGGTTCTGGCCAATATTGAGTTTCTAGGCCTGGACGGCCTGGTCGTCATCGGCGGCGATGACACACTGAGCTACGGGGCTGTGCTTGGGGCAAAGGGAGTCCCGGTTTGGGGCATCCCGAAGACCATGGACAACGATGTTCCTGGCACTGATTACTGCATCGGCTTCCAGACGGCTATCAACCGCGCAAGCGAGTTCATCGGGCGCCTGCGCTCAACCCTCGGCTCCCACAGCGAGACAGCACTCTTCCGCCTCTTTGGACGCGATGCCGGTTTCACCGCCCTGGAAACGGCCATCGTGACCTGGGCCGACCGCCTGCTGATCCCGGAGGTGCCGGCCAATATCGATCACCTGGCCGAGCTGGTTGCCAACGACCGGCGCAATAATCCTAACCACTATTCGATCGTTGTGCTCTCCGAGGGGGCTAATCTGGGCATTCCCGTACCGGAGATCGGTCCGGCGGATGCCTATGGTCATCGCAAGAAGGCTAACGTGGCCGAGTTCCTGGCCGGCCAGCTGGGCGAGCGCCTGCCAGGCGTGCGCTTCTTGCCGATCGATCTGACGTATATTCTGCGCAGCGGCGAGCCAGATGTCTACGATCGCCACATGGCCATCTATTTCGCCAATATGGTCATGAGCCTGGTGGAGCAGGGCATTCACGGCGCGATGGCCGGCCACCGCGAGGGCAAGATCATCTACACCGATCTCCCTGGGAAAGATAAGCCGCCACGGCGCGTCAATCCCGATGACTACCATCCAACTCGCTATCGCCCGCGCTTTGAGCAGATCACTGGTCCGTATATGCCATTGTGA